DNA from Halopiger aswanensis:
AGATGTTGCACTCGGTGTTGACGCGGACTGCGTCGCTGTAGAATCTTCTGGGCTGTGGACTCGCCAGCGGACTCCTCTAGAGGTCAGCCGCCGGGAACTTGCCGAAACTCGAGAACTGGAGTTGACCGCCTTTGTCGGAGATAACGGGAGTTAACCAACAGAGTGGGAAGCCTCATGAGATCGTTGGTTAAGAATGAGCAGAATAGACGGAAATCACTACACCCAGTATAAGCGAGAGAACCAAGGAGAGTAGGTACGTTGAGCAATCTAGGTATACTAAGGACGGAGGTGTAGACAAGACACACCTCTATCGATGTGTTTTGTTTGGTCAATAGATTTGAATATCTTATTAGGTCGAATAATAGTCGAGCAATGAGATAAGTCTCGAGGATACAGACACCCCTCTATCGATGTGTTCGATCTGTTCTTGTAGAGGCTAGTATGGAATAGAAGAAAGTAGTAGGCAGTAGCCGAATAGAAAATAATGAAAAGAGGACTTCTCAAGCCAGAATTCCTGAGAATGGCGAGGATCCGACCACTGAACGAATTGTTGGAACTGAAAGGACGAAAATAAGGATTGCAGATTCACATCGAACACATCGATAGAGGGGTGTGTGAGTGTTCCTTCTAGGAAGCTAGAAGAAGAGAAGAAGATAGATACCGTTGTTCTGTACTGTTGATCCTTCCTTCGGGTAGAATCAACAGATTAGACGATCTCTCTCCCTTTCCTTTCGAGTCTTTCTGTTGCTGAACCCCTCCCTTCTCGAGACTTCGAACACATCGATAGAGGGGTGTGTCTCTTCGTTCAGATCCTCTTTAACACTTCGACACGGATTCTCCTTCTATTCAGACGTTCTCAACTGAATATTCGCTCTCAAGCAGATCCGGCAACTAACGCAGCAAATCACACTTCGATAGGGGTAGGAGAACCTTTTTATAACCTGCCTGTATGGTCCTTCACATGGGTACTGACGACTCCGACGGTTCTCAACCTGAGACGAGAACACCGGAGGATGAGACTACAACGCAAACAGACCTTTCTTCGGCTCCCTCTGAATCGGACTCAACTTCGGATCAGGATACTGCCCCGATACCTAACGAGCAATCCTCGTCAACTGATCCTAGCTCCGATGACTCCTCGCAGTCGATCGAGGACATGCTGCTCGAGTTTGATCAACAGGATGGGCTAATTCGTGACCGATCGCTTCTCGATCCGAATTACGTAGTTACGGAAGATCGAATCGTCGGTCGCGATGAGCAACTCCAGGAAGTCACCAAGATGCTTCGTGTTGCACTCGGTGGCAATCGTCCACCGAATCTCTTCCTCTATGGTCCATCTGGTACCGGAAAATCGCTCATCACGAAAGCTGTCTGTAATAACATCAGCCGTATTTGTGAAACCCGCGACATCAGTTTCGGAACGATTGAGGTTAATTGCCAAGACCTCGACACTCTCGGCGTCGCGGTATATGAACTGACGAAACAGGCGGCTGATCAGGCCGGTGTGGATGTCCAGGTTCCGAAACACGGAGTTGCGACGAAAGAAAAATGGGATGAACTCTATCGTATCGTCAATGAGAACTTTGACTCGGTCGTATTCGTTCTTGATGAACTCGATATGCTCGTTGGTCGGCGTGATAAACAGGAACCAGCATTCTCGCGACTTCTATATCAACTCTCACGAGCTGGCGCGAACGACGACCTCACTGCCTCGATCTCAGTGGTCGCTATCTCGAACGATACACGGATGATGGAAGCTGTTGGAAGCCGCGCATTGAGTTCGTTTACCCCAGAAGACGTTCATTTCGATGACTACGACGCGAATCAACTCCAGGCGATTCTTCGTCGACGTCAAGACGCTTTCCACGACAGCGTCGTAGATGACGATGTTATTCCGCTTGCAGCAGCGTTCGCGGCGCAAACACACGGAGACGCACGGAAAGCGATTGACCTCATGCGTGTCGCCGGCGAACTTGCCGAACGAGAAGGTAACGAGCGTGTTCGCGAGGAACACGTCCGAGAGGCCCAGGAGAAGGTTGAGAAGAACCGTGTTCTCGAGGTCGTCCGCGGTATCAGTACCCAGAAAAAGCTGTGTCTCTACGCGACGGCAGCGGTCGCCTCCCAGACCAAGGATGGAGCCGCTCGGAGTACGACCGGTTATCAGGTCTATCAGTACCTCACTGACACCATCGATGCCGATCAGTACCACCAGGAAACGTACGTCAATAAGATGAAGGAGCTGACGACGTACTCACTCGTCGACTTTGAGCGACGGAGTCACGGTCCTAGCTCTGGCATGTTCTTGGAATTCCAATTCGAGGAGCGACCTGAGACTATCCTCGAGACACTTCGCGAAGATTCTCGGATCGATATGGTCTCATCCGAAGAAGTTCAATCAGTTGTGAAGGCACAAATTCGGAATCGAACGTAGCGAGAGTTCCTTCTTGGCAATGTGTTCGGTATTCAGTAGACACCCCTCTATCGATGTGTATCCAGTAGGTGCTATCAGGGAACATACTCATGGTCATCTTCTACTATCGGTTCTACCGAACCCTTTCCACACACCTCTATCGAAGTGTGATGTCCATCAATAAGCCCTGGGACGGCTGAAATCACTCGTATGGTTTTCTGAGTGGTGCTTTATTGATGCGGAAAACAAGATGAACTATAGGGGCAAACGTTCTCAGCGACTGAGAAAATAATTGAAACGGAAGAGACACCCCTCTATCGATGTGTTTCCTACCTCCCGTTTGACGATCCTTTGATGCATAAACCGTGCTATTTCCGGCGAGGGTGTCACTTCGCACACGAGGTGTCGATACTAAAACCACGACGGTGATTCGCTCTACTCGTCGGAGTTGACCGGTCCCTTATACTTGGACTTGATTTGATCCCCTTCCCTCCACTGCCAGTAGTAGTAGCGGTTGTCGTTGATCTCCTTGATCGTGATCGTGGCCTTTGATGGGACGTCGTCAGGGAGGTCATCGGGGCGCTCTCCAACCTCGTCTTCGTCTGGCTTTTCCTCGAGGCGGGTTTCACGCTCTTTGTACTCAGCCAACTCTTCGGCGTAGTGGGCAATATGTTGGAGCCGTTCGGGAGTGGACTCGTTGAGGGTGTTGACCAGATCCGTCGGTATGTCCGTTGGTGGGGTCGGTGGTTCGTAGGACATCAGCTACTGCCTCGTGTTAACCAACACAGGATACCGATCAATAATTTTGTTGGTTAAGTCGATGGTGATGATCCAGTCTCTGCTATCTGTAACACTACTCGAAACTGACCTATATTCAGGTTTCGTAGTATGTACCATCGTGCTCCGACGGATCGAATCCGAGGTCCTCGCCACGGTTGACCCCGGCGACACGAGTTCCAGGAGCTGGCAGCTGACTACAAAATCGAATCCTAATCGAGTGCTAATTTGGGCCGAGCCTTCGGGAGTTACGCTTCTTCTGGACGGGGAGCGTTCTCGTACTTGACCATCTTCTCGGGCTTGTCTGAGATGGTGTCGTAGATCTGCTGGAGCGTCCCCTCTGCTGGGAGGAGGTTGTGATCGTCGAGGAATTTACGTCCCTCCTCGGTGAGCCCGTAGAACTTCCACGGGTACCCCTGTCGCCGTTCGTCATCGTCGAGGGCTACCTCTTTGACGATACCGGCGTCGATGAGCTTCTGGATGTGCTTGTAGACGGTGGCGTCGCTGACACTGGGATTGAGCTCCTCGAGCTCGTACATCGAGGGGAGCTGC
Protein-coding regions in this window:
- a CDS encoding orc1/cdc6 family replication initiation protein → MGTDDSDGSQPETRTPEDETTTQTDLSSAPSESDSTSDQDTAPIPNEQSSSTDPSSDDSSQSIEDMLLEFDQQDGLIRDRSLLDPNYVVTEDRIVGRDEQLQEVTKMLRVALGGNRPPNLFLYGPSGTGKSLITKAVCNNISRICETRDISFGTIEVNCQDLDTLGVAVYELTKQAADQAGVDVQVPKHGVATKEKWDELYRIVNENFDSVVFVLDELDMLVGRRDKQEPAFSRLLYQLSRAGANDDLTASISVVAISNDTRMMEAVGSRALSSFTPEDVHFDDYDANQLQAILRRRQDAFHDSVVDDDVIPLAAAFAAQTHGDARKAIDLMRVAGELAEREGNERVREEHVREAQEKVEKNRVLEVVRGISTQKKLCLYATAAVASQTKDGAARSTTGYQVYQYLTDTIDADQYHQETYVNKMKELTTYSLVDFERRSHGPSSGMFLEFQFEERPETILETLREDSRIDMVSSEEVQSVVKAQIRNRT
- a CDS encoding helix-turn-helix domain-containing protein, with protein sequence MSTDLETAEGMESRELVHFVTQQTRFALINNILQHPEQLPSMYELEELNPSVSDATVYKHIQKLIDAGIVKEVALDDDERRQGYPWKFYGLTEEGRKFLDDHNLLPAEGTLQQIYDTISDKPEKMVKYENAPRPEEA